The sequence below is a genomic window from Streptosporangium lutulentum.
CAGCGCCACGTCCAGCTCGCCTGCCTGCAACGCGGCCAGTTGCACGACACTCGAAGAGTGCCGGACCTCGACTCTCAAGTCCTGATGTACCGTGCTCAACTCAGTGAGCACGGTCGGCAACAGATCGACGGGAAACTCAAGCGGCACACCGATTCTCAGCAACCCGGTGGCCGCAGGCAGCCCGCTGACAGCGGCCACGATTCGATCATGATGTCCGATGAGCTCGCGAACTTCCTGAAGCAGCACCTTGCCCGCGCCGGTAGGCCGTGCCCCGGTGTGGCTGCGCAGGAGCAGCTGGACACCGAGCCGGCGTTCCAGCGCCTGCACCGTCTGTGACAGCGCGGATTGGCTCACATGCAGCTTGCGGGCCGCGGCGGACAAGCTCCCTTCCTCCACCACGGTCACGAACGCGCGCATCTCTCGTATCTCCACGTCCTCATTGTTGTCGATTTCCTGGTGTGCGGTTGCGGCCGGATTCAGCCAGCGGCCGTGCTTATGGCCTCTATCGGCAATAGCGGGATCCAATCGGCAATAGCGAATCACCGGTGGAAGTTGCAATCGATGAGCCGCCAAAAGGAGCACCGCCCCGTACGGGTGAGCCCCCTTACCGGCGATGGGAAAGTCAACCAAAACGGAGATTCGGCAACATGGAATTCGCAAACCAGATCGTGCTGGTCACCGGCGGAACTGCGGGAATCGGCCTGGAGGCCGCGCGTTTGTTCGTCCGTGAGGGCGCGCAGGTGATCATCACCGGTCGTGACACCGAGCGGGGCAAGAAGGCCGTCAACGCGATCAACGACACCGGGCGCGTGCGCTTCATCCAGGCCGACCTGGCCGACCTGGACTCGGTGAACTCGCTGGTCGAGCAGAGTGGCCCGGTCGACGTCATCGTCAACAACGCCGGAGCCTTCCCGGTCGCACTGACGATCGAGCAGGATGTCGCGGGCTTCCAGAAGATCTTTGACACCAATGTGCGCGGCGCTTACTTCCTCGTCGCCAAACTCGTGCCGCACATGCTCGGCAAGGGCCGGGGCAACATCGTCAACGTCACCACCATGGCCACGTCCAAGGGAATACCCGGAGCATCGGTCTACAGCGCCTCGAAGTCCGCGCTGGCCTCGTTCACTCGCACGTGGGCCGCGGAATTCGGCCCCCACATCCGGGTCAACACCGTTGCTCCCGGCACGACCAGGACCGACGGGGTGCTCGTCGAATGGGGTGAGAGCATCGAGGACATCGCCAGGACGTCGCCACTGGGCCGCACCGCCCGCGCTCACGAGATCGCCGAGGCCATCCTGTTCCTCGCGTCCCCGCGCGCGAGCTACCTCACCGGTGCGACGATCAATGTCGACGCCGGCGCCACCGCCGTCTGATGTGCTCTTGGATCGGGAATCGGATCACCCCATGGGGCGATCTCCGTGCCCGGAAGGTCTCGGTAACGGACATGGGCGACCTGCGACCACGGAAGCCGGCCGCAGATCACACCGAGGAGCATGCTCGGCTACTACGACTGCCGGCTGTCGAACGGACCGTCGCCCAGGATTCCCGAGCGGTCCGGCAGTCCGATCGCCACACGGAGCCTGGCGAACTCGACCGCGAGGACCTGAGGCGGATAGTGAGCATTGAGGCCGCTGGGATTCGGAAGGACCCATACGCGCGCACCGCCGACGGTCTCCGATTGCGGCCGACCACCGCACCGGAGACGCCGAAGGCCGAGCGGTAGCCGGTGACGCCCAGCAGAGCCAGCCACCTGGGCCGCAGAGACTCCATCCTCCTGACCAGGTCCCTGCCTCCCTCCACGTACTCCTGCGGGGTGAGGTCGGCCGCCCGAGCCGTCGGCCTGCGCACGACAATCGTTCACACCGCGTGTTCGAGATTCCGGCGGAACCGGGCCGGCGTCGACCCGGTCGCCATGCGGAACGCCCGGCTGAACGCGGACTCGGAACGGTAGCCGACTTCGGCGGCGACCGAGGCGACCGTGAGCTCGGTGTCGACGAGAAGTTCGGCTGCGGTCATCAACCGGATGTGCGTGAGAAACGCGCCGACGGTCATTCCGGTGCTGTGGGAGAAGTGCCGGATGAATGTGGCCCGCGACATCGCCGCCACTCGTGCGAGGCGCGCGATCGGCCACTCGCCGCCGGGGTCCCGGAACACCTCGTCGATGACGGCACGGATCCGCTCGTCGTGGGCGGCGGTCCACAACGCTGTTTCGGCGAGTCGTCCGTTCGACTTCCGCAGCACCATCGCGAGCAGCGCGTTGCAGAGCGCCGAGAGAATGGCCGCGGTGCCGGGCCCGTCGTTCTGCGCCTCCCGCCGCATGATCGCGCTCAGCATCCGGACGTTCTCATTCGCCTCGCCGGACTCCGCGAAGGACACGCGCAAGGGGTCGGGAAGGCTCCGAAAGAGCATGGCACCCGCGCCGGGACCGAACGAGTAGTGCCCGCAGAAGAGGTCGATCACGCTCTCACCCGCCCGGCTGCGGATGGTGGAGAACGCGCCACCGGGAGTTTCGACGACCCCTTGCTCGTGCCCGGCTCCGGTGGTGCGGATGCGGTGCGGCGTACCACGAGGGAGCAGCACGACGTCGCCCGGCTGAAGCTCGATGCGCCGATCTGAAAGCTCGAGCACGCACGCGCCGTCGAGCAGGACGTGGAAGTGCGCCTTGCCCTCGCCCTGCGGGGGCACGTCCATGACGGTCGCACCGGCGAGAAGGCAGCGCTTGTCCAGGATCGCCTGCAGTCTCGCCAGGCGGATGAGGTGACTGACTGAATCCATGATGAGACGATCGTGAGGAAAAATGAGATTAATAAGCCTTGTGAGCTCAATTCTACATATCGAGACTGGAGGTATGGACACCACCAACGACACTCTTCAGGCCGATCTTCTTGTCATCGGTTTCGGCAAGGGCGGCAAGGCCGTCGCGAAAACGATGGGCCGCCTCGGCAAGCGCGTGGTGCTCGTCGAGCAGTCGCAGCGGATGTACGGAGGCACCTGCCCCAACGTCGGCTGCGTACCGACCAAGGCACTGGTCCACCACGCCGGTCAGCGCCGGGAGAGCGACTCGGCGCAGGAATGGTACGCGCGCTCGGTCAAGGAGGTCCAAACTCTCACCGCGCTGTTTCGGCGCGGCAACTACGAGGCGTTGAACAACGCCGAAACCTCAACCGTCCTCACCGGCCGAGCCACCTTCCTCGATCCGCACACCGTCAGCGTCGACGCCGGCGGCGAACGCCTGCTGGTCTCCGCCGCGACCATCCTGATCAACACCGGCGCCGAAACGGTTATCCCGGACACCCCGGGCCTGCGCGAGAGCAAGCACACCCTGACCAGCACCGCGCTGATCGAGACGACCACCCTGCCCGAACGGCTGGCGATCGTGGGCGGCGGCTACATCGGCATCGAGTTCGCCTCGATCTACCGTCAGTTCGGCGCCCACGTCACCCTGTTCGAAGCCTCCGGGCGAATCCTGAGCCGGGAGGACGACGAGGCCGCCGCCGTCGCCGAGGCCATCCTCACCGGCGACGGCATCGAGATCATCAAGGGCGCGCACGTCAGCGAGGTACGCGACACCGCGCACGGCGCGAGCGTGATCTATGAGGCGGGCGGGCGCCGGTACACCCTGGACGTCGATGCCATCCTGGCCGCCACCGGGCGCGCGCCGGCAACCCGTGATCTCGGGCTGGAGGCCGCCGGGGTCCGCACCACCGCGCACGGCGCGGTCGAGGTCGACGAGTATCTGCGCACCAGCCAGCCGCACATCTACGCCCTGGGCGATGTGCGCGGCGGGCCGCAGCACACCTATCTGTCCCTCGATGACAGCCGGGTCGTCTTGGATCAGCTTCTGGGCCAGGGCCGGCGCTCGGTGTCCGATCGGGTCGCGGTGCCGCGCACCCTGTTCATGACTCCGCCGCTGGCCACCGTCGGGCTCACCGAAAAGGAGGCCCGCGCGGCCGGATACCGGGTGAAGATCGCCAGTGAGCCCGTGGCCGAGATCGTGGCGATGCCGCGCGCCTACATCGTGGAGGAGACCCGCGGATTCATGAAGTTCGTGATCGACGCCGACACCGACAAGATCCTGGGCGCCGTTCTGCTGAGCGTCGACGCGCAGGAGCTGATCAACACGGTCGCGCTCGCCATCCGGCACGACATCACGGCGTCGGAGCTTCGTGACGCGGTTTACAACCATCCCACCTCGACCGAGGCGTTCAACGAGGTGCTGGCCACCATCGTGCGTGTTGATGCGCCGCAGACCGCCGGCGTGTAACCCGTTCGGGCTCGCTCCCGATCAGGGGAGCTCACCCCGCGTCGACGTCGCACCGCCGGTGCCGGCCCCGGACGTCGACGTTGTCGACGCGGAGAGCTGTGAGAAGGTGAACGACGTGGTGGACGACGCCCCTCGCCACCGGCCGCCGCCCAGGGAAGGACTTTGATGACCGTCGCGTTGCGGGCAGAGGCCACGCCGTCCGCTCCCGCGCTCTTCCTGCGCCCCTGGAACGACGGCGACGTCCCGTCGCTGGTCGAGGTGTACCGCGACCCCGTGTTGCGTCACTGGACGACGCTCTCCGCCGAGAGCGTCGACGACGCGGTGCGGTGGCTGGACGTCCAGAGGCGGGGCTGGGAGACCGGGGAGCGGCTGAGCTTCGCGGTGCACGAGGACCGGACCGGCTCCGGCGAGAGCGAGAGCGAGAGCCGGTTGGTGGCCAACGTGGTGCTGAAGAGAACCGACCGCCACAGTGGGTCCGCCGAGGTCGGCTACTGGACGGCGGCCCACGCCCGGGGCCGGGGGGTGGCCCCTCGCGCGCTTGAGGCCCTCACCGTGTGGGCCTTCGACACCTTCGCCGCCGACAAGCTGGAACGTCTCGAACTGCTTCACCAGGTGGACAACACCGCGTCGTGCCGCGTCGCGGAGAAGGCCCGATACCGGTTCCACGAGGTCCTGCCCGCCCGGCCGCCCTTCCCCAGGGACGGTCACCTGCACGTACGGCGGGCCGACGCCCCCCTCTGACGACGGCGGGCTGCCGCGCCCACCTGGCGTGCCGGGACGCCTACGGGGTTTCCGGGGCGCCCTGACCGCGGGCGTCCCCGGTTCCGGCGGGGCCCGCGCGCGGGGCACCCGTCCCCGGCAGGGCGCCGCCGGACGGCTCGCCCCGCTCGGCGGTGGCCGCCACGTTGCGCGGCATCCGGCCGAATATCAGGACGTGGAAGGGCTTGAGCGACCACCAGTAGAGATGGCCCGCCAGGCCCCGGGGATGGAAGATCGCGCGCTGGCCGTAGACGGTCTCGTCCCGTTGCCGGAGCACCCGCAGCTCCAGCCACGCGAGACCGGGCAGGCGCATCTCCGCGCGCAGGCGCAGCAGGTGTCCGGGCTCGACCTCCTCCACGCGCCAGAAGTCGACGGAGTCTCCCACCCGGAGCCGCCGGGGGTCGCGGCGTCCGCGGCGCAGTCCCACGCCGCCGACGAGCCGGTCGAGGAGGCCGCGCAGGCGCCAGGCGACGGGCAGGGAGTACCAGCCCTTCTCGCCGCCGATCGCCTCGATCACCGTCCAGAGTGCCTGCGGGGACGCCTTGACGCGGCGGGCCCGCGCGTCGACGTAGAGGCTGCCGCCCGCCCAGTCGGGGTCGTTCGGCAGCGGGTCGCTCGGCGCCCCGGGGGTCGAGGCCGAGGACCAGCGCGTGAGGACCTCGGCCTCCCTGATCCGCCGCAGGGCCAGCTCTACGGCCCTTCTCAGCCCGATCAGGCCGTCCGCCGGGTCCTTGACGTGATCGGCGATGTCGTGTTCCCGGCAGATCGACTCGTTGCGCAGCGACTCCACCAGCGGGCGGGCCAGTCCGGCCGGAACGGGGGTGACCAGCCCCACCCAGTGGCTCGACAGGCCGGGGCTGAGCATCGGGACCGGGATGATCAACCGGCGGGGCAGCCCCGCGACCTCGGCGTAGACCCTCATCATGTCGGCGTAGGTCAGCACGTCCGGGCCGCCGACGTCGAAGGAGCGGTTCACCTCCTCCTCGATGTCCGCCCAGGCCGCGAGGTAGCGCAGGACGTCGCGGATCGCGATGGGTTGCGTCCTGGTCCTCACCCATCGCGGCGTCGTCATCACGGGCAGCCGTTCGGTGAGATAGCGCAGCATCTCGAAGGAGGCCGAACCCGATCCGATGATGACGGCCGCCCGGAGCACCACTGCGGGCACCTCGGAGCCCAGGAAGATCTCCCCCACCTCGACGCGGGACCGCATGTGGGGCGAGAG
It includes:
- a CDS encoding LysR family transcriptional regulator, coding for MIRYCRLDPAIADRGHKHGRWLNPAATAHQEIDNNEDVEIREMRAFVTVVEEGSLSAAARKLHVSQSALSQTVQALERRLGVQLLLRSHTGARPTGAGKVLLQEVRELIGHHDRIVAAVSGLPAATGLLRIGVPLEFPVDLLPTVLTELSTVHQDLRVEVRHSSSVVQLAALQAGELDVALVRDRPADPCFDAVLAVEESMGVILATARSEEIAEAAGVRLHRLAGLAWIGFARSDTPAWYDQVAATLRGHGVAVADQPADEDRPVTPEVKLAAVGTGRAFAFASPGWARPLPEGMVWHPLIGDPIVRRTWAVWSATSRQRELAALIAALDLTMR
- a CDS encoding SDR family oxidoreductase — protein: MKCLVTGATGYIGGRLVPELLDARHEVRCMARSAGRLRDQPWAARVEIAEADATDAEQTRKALDGVDVAYYLIHTMGGGEDFADADRRAATTFAAAAKEAGVGRIVYLGGLAPNEDLSPHMRSRVEVGEIFLGSEVPAVVLRAAVIIGSGSASFEMLRYLTERLPVMTTPRWVRTRTQPIAIRDVLRYLAAWADIEEEVNRSFDVGGPDVLTYADMMRVYAEVAGLPRRLIIPVPMLSPGLSSHWVGLVTPVPAGLARPLVESLRNESICREHDIADHVKDPADGLIGLRRAVELALRRIREAEVLTRWSSASTPGAPSDPLPNDPDWAGGSLYVDARARRVKASPQALWTVIEAIGGEKGWYSLPVAWRLRGLLDRLVGGVGLRRGRRDPRRLRVGDSVDFWRVEEVEPGHLLRLRAEMRLPGLAWLELRVLRQRDETVYGQRAIFHPRGLAGHLYWWSLKPFHVLIFGRMPRNVAATAERGEPSGGALPGTGAPRAGPAGTGDARGQGAPETP
- a CDS encoding FAD-dependent oxidoreductase, which produces MDTTNDTLQADLLVIGFGKGGKAVAKTMGRLGKRVVLVEQSQRMYGGTCPNVGCVPTKALVHHAGQRRESDSAQEWYARSVKEVQTLTALFRRGNYEALNNAETSTVLTGRATFLDPHTVSVDAGGERLLVSAATILINTGAETVIPDTPGLRESKHTLTSTALIETTTLPERLAIVGGGYIGIEFASIYRQFGAHVTLFEASGRILSREDDEAAAVAEAILTGDGIEIIKGAHVSEVRDTAHGASVIYEAGGRRYTLDVDAILAATGRAPATRDLGLEAAGVRTTAHGAVEVDEYLRTSQPHIYALGDVRGGPQHTYLSLDDSRVVLDQLLGQGRRSVSDRVAVPRTLFMTPPLATVGLTEKEARAAGYRVKIASEPVAEIVAMPRAYIVEETRGFMKFVIDADTDKILGAVLLSVDAQELINTVALAIRHDITASELRDAVYNHPTSTEAFNEVLATIVRVDAPQTAGV
- a CDS encoding cupin domain-containing protein → MDSVSHLIRLARLQAILDKRCLLAGATVMDVPPQGEGKAHFHVLLDGACVLELSDRRIELQPGDVVLLPRGTPHRIRTTGAGHEQGVVETPGGAFSTIRSRAGESVIDLFCGHYSFGPGAGAMLFRSLPDPLRVSFAESGEANENVRMLSAIMRREAQNDGPGTAAILSALCNALLAMVLRKSNGRLAETALWTAAHDERIRAVIDEVFRDPGGEWPIARLARVAAMSRATFIRHFSHSTGMTVGAFLTHIRLMTAAELLVDTELTVASVAAEVGYRSESAFSRAFRMATGSTPARFRRNLEHAV
- a CDS encoding GNAT family N-acetyltransferase, which translates into the protein MTVALRAEATPSAPALFLRPWNDGDVPSLVEVYRDPVLRHWTTLSAESVDDAVRWLDVQRRGWETGERLSFAVHEDRTGSGESESESRLVANVVLKRTDRHSGSAEVGYWTAAHARGRGVAPRALEALTVWAFDTFAADKLERLELLHQVDNTASCRVAEKARYRFHEVLPARPPFPRDGHLHVRRADAPL
- a CDS encoding SDR family NAD(P)-dependent oxidoreductase, with amino-acid sequence MEFANQIVLVTGGTAGIGLEAARLFVREGAQVIITGRDTERGKKAVNAINDTGRVRFIQADLADLDSVNSLVEQSGPVDVIVNNAGAFPVALTIEQDVAGFQKIFDTNVRGAYFLVAKLVPHMLGKGRGNIVNVTTMATSKGIPGASVYSASKSALASFTRTWAAEFGPHIRVNTVAPGTTRTDGVLVEWGESIEDIARTSPLGRTARAHEIAEAILFLASPRASYLTGATINVDAGATAV